In Meiothermus ruber DSM 1279, the following proteins share a genomic window:
- a CDS encoding ion transporter, with protein MSASTPNPLGRLVASAAFNRFVTAVIVLAAVLVGLETYPPLMARYGPALHLLNNLVLAIFALEVLLRMGALWPRPLRYFLDGWNVFDFLIVVGSLLPGLGAYAVAARLLRLLRVLRLVRTLPDLQIILGALLRSIPSIGYVLLLMLLLLYVYAVAGVFLFGTNDPFHFGNLHTALLTLFSILTLEGWVDVLRIQYFGCERFELPDPALCVQPQAQPLVAVVYMVSFVLLGTLVFLNLLVGIIVNSMDEMRKSLQERKAPSSDLEARLAEVQAKLREAQALLNNLAGHRG; from the coding sequence GTGAGTGCCTCTACACCCAATCCCCTGGGTCGTCTGGTGGCGTCGGCCGCCTTCAACCGTTTTGTTACCGCTGTTATCGTGTTAGCCGCCGTACTGGTGGGCCTCGAGACCTACCCACCTCTCATGGCACGCTACGGCCCCGCCCTCCACCTGCTCAACAACCTGGTGCTGGCTATCTTTGCCCTCGAGGTGCTGCTGCGCATGGGGGCGCTGTGGCCCCGGCCGCTGCGCTATTTCCTCGACGGCTGGAACGTCTTCGATTTTTTGATCGTGGTGGGGAGCCTGCTGCCGGGGCTGGGGGCCTACGCGGTGGCGGCCCGCCTGCTGCGGCTCCTGCGGGTGTTGCGCCTCGTCCGCACCCTCCCCGACCTGCAAATTATTTTGGGCGCGCTATTGCGCAGCATTCCTTCCATCGGCTACGTCCTGCTGCTGATGCTGCTTTTGCTCTACGTCTACGCGGTGGCCGGGGTGTTTTTGTTCGGGACCAACGACCCCTTCCACTTCGGTAACCTGCACACCGCGCTGCTCACCCTCTTCAGCATCCTGACCTTAGAAGGCTGGGTGGATGTGCTGCGCATCCAGTACTTTGGCTGCGAGCGCTTCGAGCTGCCCGACCCGGCCCTGTGTGTCCAGCCCCAGGCCCAGCCGCTGGTCGCAGTGGTGTACATGGTCTCGTTTGTCCTGCTGGGCACCCTGGTGTTTTTGAACCTGCTGGTGGGCATCATCGTTAATAGCATGGACGAGATGCGCAAGAGCCTGCAGGAGCGCAAGGCGCCATCCTCCGACCTCGAGGCCCGGCTGGCAGAGGTACAGGCCAAACTCCGGGAGGCCCAGGCCCTGCTAAATAACCTCGCCGGGCACCGCGGGTGA
- a CDS encoding lysophospholipid acyltransferase family protein, whose protein sequence is MKHPYAIQPRTPWQRFGVWALQRLGWTPVMAPPPGQKFVLVGYPHTSNWDFLYALLWGMASGTRFRWVGKKELFPPVLGVVMRWLGGIPVDRAKAGGDFVGQVARIFEQHDNLWVVVAAEGTRSRAPYWKSGFYYMALKARVPIALAYIDYRKKEVGVGGYLTPTGDLEADFEQIRAFYQDKAGKDPRKQSPIRLKPKDSEAST, encoded by the coding sequence ATGAAGCATCCTTACGCAATTCAGCCCCGGACGCCCTGGCAGCGTTTTGGGGTATGGGCCTTGCAACGGCTGGGCTGGACGCCCGTGATGGCCCCGCCCCCCGGCCAGAAGTTCGTGCTGGTGGGCTACCCCCACACCTCCAACTGGGACTTTCTATATGCCTTGCTGTGGGGCATGGCCTCGGGCACCCGCTTTCGCTGGGTGGGCAAGAAAGAGCTGTTTCCACCGGTGCTGGGCGTGGTGATGCGGTGGCTGGGGGGCATCCCGGTGGATCGGGCCAAGGCAGGCGGCGATTTTGTGGGCCAGGTGGCGCGCATCTTCGAGCAGCACGACAACCTGTGGGTGGTGGTGGCCGCCGAGGGCACCCGCAGCCGCGCCCCCTACTGGAAAAGCGGGTTCTATTACATGGCCCTCAAAGCCCGTGTGCCCATCGCCCTGGCCTACATTGACTACCGCAAGAAAGAGGTGGGGGTGGGCGGCTACCTCACCCCCACGGGCGACCTCGAGGCCGACTTCGAGCAGATCCGGGCCTTTTACCAGGACAAGGCGGGCAAAGACCCCCGCAAACAAAGCCCCATCCGCCTTAAACCCAAAGACAGCGAAGCGTCCACCTAA
- the prfA gene encoding peptide chain release factor 1, giving the protein MLEKLESLEAEYQALERQLADPAVLANQSEYQRISKRYAEMGHLVETIRSYKEALTHLAEARELQFDPELGEMARADIAALEPRIRELEAELELLLLPKDPLDEKNAIVEIRAGTGGEEAALFAAELRDMIMEYAKQGGYRVEVLDTSLTDLGGVSKVVFEVSGPGAYGYLKYEAGVHRVQRVPATETQGRIHTSTATVAVMPEAEEVDVQIDPADLEITVSRASGPGGQGVNTTDSAVQVLHKPTGMIVSCMESRSQIKNKEKALSILRSRLLEMKRAEEAARRREDRLAQIGAGERSEKIRTYNFPQSRVTDHRIGFTTHDLEGVLAGDLSKLHEALRKADQERQLEALSTASKTA; this is encoded by the coding sequence ATGCTGGAGAAACTTGAGTCCTTAGAAGCCGAGTACCAGGCACTCGAGCGCCAACTGGCCGACCCGGCGGTGCTCGCCAATCAGAGCGAGTATCAGCGCATCAGCAAGCGCTACGCCGAGATGGGCCACCTGGTCGAGACCATCCGTAGCTACAAAGAGGCCCTGACCCACCTGGCGGAGGCCCGCGAACTGCAGTTCGACCCCGAGCTGGGCGAGATGGCCCGGGCCGACATTGCGGCCCTCGAGCCCCGCATCCGCGAGCTGGAAGCCGAGCTCGAGCTATTGCTGCTGCCCAAAGACCCCCTCGATGAGAAAAACGCCATCGTGGAGATTCGGGCCGGCACCGGGGGCGAGGAGGCCGCGCTGTTCGCCGCCGAGCTGCGCGACATGATCATGGAGTACGCCAAGCAGGGCGGCTACCGGGTCGAAGTCCTGGACACCTCGCTCACCGACCTGGGGGGGGTTTCTAAGGTGGTCTTCGAGGTGAGCGGGCCGGGGGCCTATGGCTACCTGAAGTACGAGGCTGGGGTGCACCGGGTGCAGCGGGTGCCCGCCACCGAGACCCAGGGCCGCATCCACACCTCCACCGCCACCGTGGCGGTGATGCCCGAGGCCGAGGAGGTGGATGTCCAGATCGACCCCGCCGACCTCGAGATCACCGTCTCGCGGGCCTCGGGGCCAGGGGGGCAGGGGGTCAACACCACCGACTCGGCGGTGCAGGTTCTGCACAAGCCCACCGGCATGATCGTCTCCTGCATGGAGTCGCGCAGCCAAATCAAAAACAAAGAAAAAGCCCTCTCCATCCTGCGTTCGCGCCTGCTGGAGATGAAGCGGGCCGAGGAAGCTGCCCGCCGCCGGGAAGACCGCCTGGCCCAGATTGGGGCGGGCGAGCGCTCGGAGAAGATTCGCACCTACAACTTCCCCCAGTCGCGCGTGACCGACCACCGCATCGGCTTCACCACCCACGACCTGGAAGGGGTGCTGGCCGGCGACCTCTCCAAGCTGCACGAGGCCCTGCGCAAAGCCGATCAGGAACGGCAGCTCGAGGCTTTGTCCACCGCATCCAAGACCGCCTAG